A region of Lycium barbarum isolate Lr01 chromosome 3, ASM1917538v2, whole genome shotgun sequence DNA encodes the following proteins:
- the LOC132631566 gene encoding uncharacterized protein LOC132631566 isoform X3 → MSTKLHRESGSAASQPDPASSPPPSIPGLSPDSGTPLSAPEAAAPSCIFTSVSDVVEGAAEASSVSILAGSLAVSFTNGLPPLLLPKAKLQTKTIKGL, encoded by the exons ATGTCTACCAAATTACATAGAGAATCTGGCTCCGCCGCCAGCCAGCCAGATCCGGCTTCGTCACCACCACCATCTATTCCAG GTTTGTCTCCAGACTCCGGAACACCATTGTCAGCCCCTGAAGCAGCTGCACCATCCTGCATATTTACATCAGTTTCTGATgtagttgaaggagcagctgaagctTCATCTGTTTCCATTTTGGCAGGTTCCTTAGCTGTCTCTTTCACAAATGGACTTCCACCTCTTCTTCTTCCAAAGGCTAAATTACAGACCAAAACCATCAAG GGACTTTAA
- the LOC132631566 gene encoding uncharacterized protein LOC132631566 isoform X1 — MSTKLHRESGSAASQPDPASSPPPSIPGLSPDSGTPLSAPEAAAPSCIFTSVSDVVEGAAEASSVSILAGSLAVSFTNGLPPLLLPKAKLQTKTIKKTHFCWSLFIPLPC, encoded by the exons ATGTCTACCAAATTACATAGAGAATCTGGCTCCGCCGCCAGCCAGCCAGATCCGGCTTCGTCACCACCACCATCTATTCCAG GTTTGTCTCCAGACTCCGGAACACCATTGTCAGCCCCTGAAGCAGCTGCACCATCCTGCATATTTACATCAGTTTCTGATgtagttgaaggagcagctgaagctTCATCTGTTTCCATTTTGGCAGGTTCCTTAGCTGTCTCTTTCACAAATGGACTTCCACCTCTTCTTCTTCCAAAGGCTAAATTACAGACCAAAACCATCAAG AAAACACATTTTTGCTGGTCTCTCTTCATTCCCCTACCTTGTTGA
- the LOC132631566 gene encoding uncharacterized protein LOC132631566 isoform X2 yields the protein MSTKLHRESGSAASQPDPASSPPPSIPGLSPDSGTPLSAPEAAAPSCIFTSVSDVVEGAAEASSVSILAGSLAVSFTNGLPPLLLPKAKLQTKTIKEKCVAPGT from the exons ATGTCTACCAAATTACATAGAGAATCTGGCTCCGCCGCCAGCCAGCCAGATCCGGCTTCGTCACCACCACCATCTATTCCAG GTTTGTCTCCAGACTCCGGAACACCATTGTCAGCCCCTGAAGCAGCTGCACCATCCTGCATATTTACATCAGTTTCTGATgtagttgaaggagcagctgaagctTCATCTGTTTCCATTTTGGCAGGTTCCTTAGCTGTCTCTTTCACAAATGGACTTCCACCTCTTCTTCTTCCAAAGGCTAAATTACAGACCAAAACCATCAAG GAAAAATGTGTGGCACCCGGAACATGA